Proteins encoded in a region of the Roseateles sp. SL47 genome:
- a CDS encoding GNAT family N-acetyltransferase: protein MTSAIHIRPLTASDSLEALTALLHQAYASLAAQGWNFTAVDQPVSLTAKRVASGQCFLAEEMDSQGQRRLVGTVMVRGPYRPGVDAWSLDTPCFTDPANAILSQLAVHPDCRGQGLGERLMDIAEAWARERGYQAVALDTAMPALALRQRYERRGYVTVGEVQWEGKTYRSVLMRKPLSSAPSPSPSPLETDAA from the coding sequence ATGACCTCAGCCATCCACATCCGTCCCCTCACCGCCTCCGACTCGCTGGAAGCGCTCACCGCGTTGCTGCACCAGGCCTATGCGTCGCTGGCCGCGCAGGGGTGGAACTTCACCGCCGTGGACCAGCCGGTGTCGCTCACCGCCAAGCGTGTGGCGTCGGGGCAATGTTTTCTGGCAGAGGAGATGGATTCCCAAGGCCAGCGGCGTCTGGTGGGCACGGTGATGGTGCGTGGTCCCTACCGGCCAGGCGTCGACGCCTGGAGCCTGGACACGCCCTGTTTTACCGACCCGGCCAACGCCATCCTGTCGCAACTGGCCGTGCATCCGGACTGCCGGGGGCAAGGGCTGGGAGAGCGCCTGATGGATATCGCCGAAGCCTGGGCGCGCGAGCGGGGTTATCAGGCCGTGGCGCTGGACACGGCGATGCCGGCCCTCGCGCTGCGCCAGCGGTATGAACGCCGCGGCTATGTAACGGTGGGGGAAGTGCAGTGGGAAGGCAAGACCTATCGCAGCGTGCTGATGCGCAAACCGCTGTCCTCTGCCCCGTCCCCGTCCCCGTCCCCGCTGGAGACGGATGCCGCATGA
- a CDS encoding (2Fe-2S)-binding protein, with product MTIKLTVNGTPVALEADPQMPLLWALREQLQLTGTKFGCGMALCGACTVHLDGQPVRSCQTPLEAAAGKKITTIEGVGATPAGKAVQYAWLKIDVPQCGYCQSGQIMSATALLAGNRKPTDTDIDNAMSGNLCRCGTYNQIRAAIHDASAQLGHGGKA from the coding sequence ATGACGATCAAGCTGACGGTCAATGGTACGCCGGTCGCGCTGGAAGCCGACCCGCAAATGCCCCTGCTGTGGGCCCTGCGTGAACAACTGCAACTCACCGGCACGAAATTCGGTTGCGGCATGGCCTTGTGCGGCGCCTGCACCGTGCATCTGGACGGCCAACCGGTCCGCTCCTGCCAGACCCCGCTGGAAGCAGCGGCCGGCAAGAAAATCACCACCATCGAAGGCGTTGGCGCCACGCCGGCCGGCAAAGCCGTGCAATACGCCTGGCTCAAGATTGACGTGCCGCAGTGCGGCTACTGCCAGAGCGGCCAGATCATGAGCGCCACCGCGCTGTTGGCCGGCAACCGCAAGCCCACCGACACCGACATCGACAACGCCATGAGCGGCAACCTCTGCCGCTGCGGCACCTACAACCAGATCCGCGCGGCCATTCATGATGCGTCCGCCCAACTGGGTCATGGAGGCAAGGCATGA
- a CDS encoding RHS repeat domain-containing protein — MSYDDSGRLATQTYPTGLQVVYRYSDLGFVQSLNLGTAVVITPQADASGVVAPGATLAAGAVLWSAKTYNARGQAQQSGYGNGVVSQSGFDGWTGRPTTLAAGLSGGTEVLSQSYGWDNLGRLRTRTDANGAGGGTGAVTDDLIYDELGRLKSYTVSAPQMPNLTRTVELRYNAGGQLLYKSDVGIYSYGVAGHAHALAAMASTTAGIESASYGYDASGNLVSATAGKYRALTYTSFNLPAGQGANGTGALQGAPGGAAYGWYYDENHQRLKEVRSDASGTRTTWMLHPDAAGGLSFETETMVGAGATTTRNRHYLSAGGSSIGVIITADVLPTLVAGQTAPVVLSTVTAVRVEYWHKDSLGSLMATTDHRGVVTARYSYDPFGKRRQANGTYDAAGVLVVDWVAAANYGTDRGFTGHEHLDDVGLIHMNGRIYDPTVGVFLQADPMIQSADDLQNYNRYGYCFNNPMTCTDPTGYSFLSKWVGSTLIGGVLDFFAPGLGTLLSSLYQVRMIARTKLGYQLGSIAIGVMSAVYCKGAVAQCNALGQAGWAALAGHSASDVIRTGVMAYVSASVNKQIGDTFKLGSMTFYNTVAHGVWGCAEAKLNGGACSSGFRGGLAGAALSNYADLEYNKGSEGVNIAVNTAIHAVTGGLASLAGGGSFAEGVRSAAYAYLFNHLLHIYGLRREGSSNIFGHSATAISGSGVFSFGNDTPLGASVTEYVRGQSEVRDQIIVYIPTTAEQDQSAREYVSQFSDSKLPPGKFESIVMDNCAVHSVNVMNSAGVLGTDQYNLIAQAGVPILPSTASMAAGSIPNAVVIRLPQGAAMSPALQKLLSGFDKK; from the coding sequence GTGAGCTACGACGACAGCGGCCGCCTGGCGACCCAGACCTATCCGACGGGGCTGCAGGTGGTCTACCGCTACAGTGATCTGGGCTTTGTGCAGAGCTTGAATCTGGGCACGGCGGTGGTGATCACGCCGCAAGCCGATGCCTCAGGCGTGGTGGCCCCGGGGGCCACTCTGGCCGCAGGCGCGGTGCTCTGGTCGGCCAAGACCTACAACGCTCGCGGTCAGGCTCAACAGTCCGGCTACGGTAACGGTGTGGTCAGTCAGTCCGGGTTTGACGGCTGGACTGGGCGACCCACGACGCTGGCGGCGGGATTGAGCGGTGGCACGGAGGTGCTCAGCCAGAGCTACGGATGGGACAACCTTGGCCGGCTCAGGACTCGCACCGATGCCAACGGCGCGGGCGGCGGGACCGGCGCGGTCACGGATGATCTGATCTACGACGAGTTGGGGCGGCTCAAGAGCTACACCGTCAGTGCGCCGCAGATGCCCAACCTGACGCGCACCGTGGAGTTGCGCTACAACGCCGGTGGCCAGTTGCTCTACAAGAGTGACGTGGGGATCTACAGCTATGGCGTGGCCGGACATGCACACGCGCTGGCAGCCATGGCCAGCACAACGGCGGGCATCGAGAGCGCCAGTTATGGCTATGACGCCAGCGGCAATCTGGTGAGTGCCACGGCGGGCAAGTACCGCGCGCTCACCTACACCAGCTTCAACCTGCCAGCCGGTCAGGGTGCCAACGGGACAGGGGCCTTGCAGGGGGCGCCGGGGGGCGCGGCTTACGGCTGGTATTACGACGAGAACCATCAGCGGCTCAAGGAAGTACGCAGCGATGCCAGCGGCACCCGCACGACCTGGATGCTGCATCCCGACGCGGCGGGAGGCTTGAGCTTCGAAACCGAGACGATGGTAGGCGCAGGCGCGACGACGACGCGCAACCGCCATTACCTGAGCGCTGGCGGCAGCAGCATCGGCGTGATCATCACAGCCGACGTGCTGCCGACGCTGGTGGCTGGGCAGACCGCACCGGTTGTGCTGAGCACGGTGACGGCGGTGAGGGTGGAGTACTGGCACAAGGACTCGCTGGGCAGCCTGATGGCCACGACGGACCACCGAGGAGTCGTGACGGCGCGCTACAGCTACGACCCGTTTGGCAAGCGCCGCCAGGCCAATGGGACGTATGACGCCGCTGGGGTGCTGGTGGTGGACTGGGTGGCTGCCGCCAACTACGGCACCGACCGTGGTTTTACAGGGCACGAGCATCTGGACGATGTGGGCCTGATCCACATGAACGGGCGGATCTACGACCCGACGGTGGGGGTGTTCCTGCAGGCAGATCCCATGATCCAGTCGGCGGACGATCTGCAGAACTACAACCGCTACGGGTACTGCTTCAACAACCCGATGACGTGTACGGACCCGACGGGCTATAGCTTCCTGTCCAAATGGGTGGGTTCGACGCTGATCGGCGGGGTGCTGGACTTCTTTGCGCCCGGGCTGGGCACCTTGCTGTCTTCGCTGTATCAGGTGCGGATGATTGCGCGTACGAAATTGGGGTACCAACTGGGCAGCATTGCCATCGGCGTGATGTCGGCGGTGTATTGCAAAGGGGCCGTTGCGCAATGCAATGCCCTGGGGCAGGCGGGCTGGGCAGCGTTGGCAGGGCATTCGGCATCGGATGTGATCCGCACCGGGGTGATGGCGTATGTGTCGGCCTCGGTGAATAAGCAGATCGGCGACACCTTCAAGTTGGGCAGCATGACCTTCTATAACACCGTGGCGCACGGGGTGTGGGGGTGTGCGGAAGCCAAGCTCAATGGAGGGGCCTGTAGTTCAGGCTTCCGGGGTGGATTGGCCGGGGCGGCGTTGTCCAACTATGCGGATTTGGAGTACAACAAGGGCAGCGAAGGGGTCAACATCGCGGTGAATACGGCGATTCATGCGGTGACCGGTGGGTTGGCGTCGCTGGCGGGAGGCGGAAGCTTCGCCGAAGGCGTCAGGTCTGCTGCGTACGCCTACCTCTTCAATCATCTGCTCCACATCTATGGTCTGCGCCGCGAAGGATCATCCAACATCTTCGGTCACTCTGCTACGGCGATCTCCGGTTCCGGTGTTTTTAGCTTTGGGAATGACACGCCGCTGGGGGCCTCGGTCACCGAATATGTGAGGGGTCAGTCAGAGGTGCGTGATCAGATCATTGTTTACATCCCTACGACTGCCGAGCAAGATCAATCCGCCCGCGAATACGTGTCCCAGTTCAGTGACTCGAAGCTGCCCCCCGGCAAGTTCGAGAGCATCGTGATGGACAATTGTGCGGTTCATTCCGTCAACGTGATGAATTCGGCCGGCGTGCTCGGGACGGATCAGTACAACCTCATCGCGCAGGCCGGCGTCCCGATTTTGCCGAGTACCGCATCAATGGCCGCAGGATCTATTCCCAATGCTGTCGTCATACGATTGCCGCAAGGGGCCGCGATGTCGCCGGCCCTGCAAAAGCTCTTGAGTGGGTTCGATAAAAAATGA
- a CDS encoding carboxyl transferase domain-containing protein codes for MPVLSTQLNARSADFKANAAAMRALINDLNAKLAAIAQGGGEAARAKHVARGKLLPRDRVEQLLDPGTPFLEIAPLAGLDLYDNAAPGGGVIAGIGRVSGVECVIVCNDATVKGGTYYPITVKKHLRAQEIADQNRLPCVYLVDSGGANLPNQDEVFPDRDHFGRIFFNQANLSAKGIPQIAVVMGSCTAGGAYVPAMSDETVIVRNQGTIFLGGPPLVKAATGEVVSAEDLGGGDVHTRLSGVADHLAEDDTHALAIARQSIARLNWRKQGELLMQPARAPLHDATELHGVIPTDTRKPFDVREVISRVVDGSEFDEFKARYGNTLVCGFAHIEGMPVGIVANNGILFAESANKGAHFIELCCQRKIPLVFLQNITGFMVGRKYENEGIARAGAKMVTAVACAQVPKFTVIIGGSFGAGNYGMCGRAYSPRFLWMWPNARISVMGGEQAASVLATLRRDGIEAKGGQWSADEEEAFKSPIRAQYESQGHPYYASARLWDDGVIDPADTRRVLALGLSAALNAPVAETRFGVFRM; via the coding sequence ATGCCCGTGCTGTCCACCCAGCTGAATGCCCGCTCGGCCGACTTCAAGGCCAATGCCGCTGCCATGCGCGCCCTGATCAATGATCTGAACGCCAAGCTGGCCGCCATTGCGCAGGGCGGCGGTGAGGCGGCGCGGGCCAAGCATGTGGCACGCGGCAAGCTGCTGCCGCGTGACCGGGTGGAACAGCTGCTGGACCCGGGCACGCCTTTCCTCGAAATCGCTCCGCTGGCGGGCCTGGACCTGTATGACAACGCCGCGCCGGGGGGCGGGGTGATTGCCGGCATCGGCCGTGTGTCCGGTGTGGAATGCGTGATCGTCTGCAACGACGCCACGGTCAAGGGCGGCACCTACTACCCGATCACCGTCAAGAAGCACCTGCGGGCCCAGGAGATTGCCGACCAGAACCGGCTGCCCTGCGTCTATCTGGTGGATTCGGGCGGCGCCAACCTGCCCAACCAGGACGAAGTGTTTCCCGACCGGGATCACTTCGGCCGCATCTTCTTCAACCAGGCCAATCTGTCCGCCAAGGGCATTCCGCAGATCGCCGTGGTGATGGGCTCCTGCACGGCCGGCGGTGCCTATGTGCCGGCCATGAGCGACGAGACCGTCATCGTGCGCAACCAAGGCACCATCTTCCTGGGCGGCCCGCCGCTGGTCAAAGCCGCCACCGGCGAGGTGGTGAGTGCGGAAGACCTGGGCGGGGGCGATGTCCACACCCGTCTGTCCGGTGTGGCGGACCATCTCGCCGAGGACGATACCCATGCCCTGGCGATCGCCCGGCAGTCGATTGCACGCCTGAACTGGCGCAAGCAGGGCGAGCTGCTGATGCAGCCCGCGCGGGCGCCGCTGCATGATGCCACCGAGTTGCACGGCGTCATCCCCACCGACACCCGCAAGCCCTTTGATGTGCGCGAGGTCATCAGCCGTGTGGTGGATGGCAGCGAATTCGATGAATTCAAGGCCCGTTATGGCAACACGCTGGTCTGCGGCTTCGCCCACATCGAGGGCATGCCGGTGGGCATCGTGGCCAACAACGGCATCCTGTTCGCCGAAAGCGCCAACAAGGGCGCCCACTTCATCGAACTGTGCTGCCAGCGCAAGATTCCGCTGGTGTTCCTGCAGAACATCACCGGCTTCATGGTGGGTCGCAAATATGAAAACGAAGGCATCGCCCGTGCGGGCGCCAAGATGGTGACGGCGGTGGCCTGCGCCCAGGTGCCCAAGTTCACCGTCATCATCGGCGGCAGCTTCGGTGCCGGCAATTACGGCATGTGCGGCCGGGCTTATTCCCCGCGCTTCCTGTGGATGTGGCCCAACGCCCGGATTTCGGTGATGGGCGGCGAGCAGGCTGCTTCGGTGCTGGCCACACTGCGCCGGGATGGCATTGAAGCCAAGGGGGGGCAATGGAGCGCGGACGAAGAAGAGGCCTTTAAATCACCCATCCGCGCGCAGTATGAGTCGCAGGGCCACCCTTACTACGCCAGCGCCCGCCTCTGGGACGACGGTGTGATCGACCCGGCTGACACGCGCCGCGTGCTGGCGCTGGGGCTGTCCGCCGCCTTGAATGCGCCGGTGGCGGAGACCCGTTTCGGCGTGTTCCGCATGTGA
- a CDS encoding TetR/AcrR family transcriptional regulator: MRANAPSRTSRTSRTSQTSQDPVAAATTTTTATQSLPSQRRSPVGAKAGQRVRDILRESRAVFAERGYERTTTTEIAQRLGISEATVFTYFRGKRELCMRVIGDWYDEIIEAIETGLPRERPIRDQLEFVVHTHLRLFLIQGTGLCELVLSEGRKREATLTLSQDDGQSFGAAFVELQRRYTAPLMDLLSRGQASGEVRQDIPLRLLRSLVFGPMEHMLWEVIIAGREIQVDRAARDLVALLWPALQAPDHELLALRRLKTQVSEALAAAHGGEG, from the coding sequence ATGCGTGCCAATGCCCCTTCCCGCACCTCCCGGACCTCCCGCACTTCCCAGACCTCCCAGGATCCGGTCGCCGCCGCCACGACCACCACGACCGCCACCCAGAGCCTGCCCTCGCAGCGGCGCTCGCCTGTCGGCGCCAAGGCCGGCCAACGGGTGCGGGACATCCTGCGCGAGAGCCGGGCGGTGTTTGCCGAGCGTGGGTACGAACGGACCACCACCACCGAGATTGCCCAACGGCTGGGGATTTCCGAGGCCACCGTTTTCACCTATTTCCGGGGTAAACGCGAGCTCTGCATGCGGGTGATCGGGGACTGGTATGACGAGATCATCGAGGCCATTGAAACCGGTCTGCCGCGAGAGCGGCCCATCCGGGACCAGCTGGAATTCGTGGTGCACACCCACCTGCGACTGTTCCTGATCCAGGGCACCGGCCTTTGTGAACTGGTGCTGTCGGAAGGCCGCAAGCGCGAAGCCACGCTCACCCTGAGCCAGGATGACGGACAGTCCTTCGGTGCGGCATTTGTGGAGTTGCAGCGGCGCTATACCGCCCCGCTGATGGATCTGCTGTCGCGCGGGCAGGCCTCGGGCGAGGTGCGCCAGGACATTCCGCTGCGCCTGCTGCGGTCCCTGGTCTTCGGGCCGATGGAGCACATGCTCTGGGAAGTGATCATCGCCGGGCGGGAAATCCAGGTGGACCGTGCGGCGCGCGATCTGGTGGCCCTGCTGTGGCCGGCCCTGCAGGCGCCGGACCATGAACTGCTGGCCTTGCGCCGGCTCAAGACGCAAGTGAGCGAGGCGCTGGCCGCGGCCCATGGCGGAGAAGGCTGA
- a CDS encoding ankyrin repeat domain-containing protein: MSIRPVVIVGLLLSCFFGSGCTSQREIDLMYASKRGDLTSMHTLIEAGARLNVHGLDDSTPLISAISGDQYEAVQLLLEAGADPNFPSGVLTPLYFALSDGRTAIASILIRKSARFEVPESNVQLFREKVCAREKDATFMAVLREAGYTCSA, from the coding sequence ATGAGTATCCGTCCTGTTGTCATCGTCGGGTTGCTGCTGTCGTGCTTCTTCGGGAGCGGCTGCACGTCCCAGCGAGAAATCGATTTGATGTACGCCTCCAAGCGGGGAGACCTGACTTCGATGCATACGTTGATCGAAGCGGGGGCGCGGCTCAACGTGCATGGATTGGATGATTCGACCCCGTTGATCAGTGCGATCAGTGGGGATCAATACGAGGCCGTCCAGCTACTGCTCGAGGCTGGTGCCGACCCGAATTTCCCCAGTGGCGTCCTGACGCCGCTGTACTTCGCGCTGAGTGACGGGCGTACGGCGATCGCTTCTATTCTGATTCGGAAGAGCGCGCGGTTTGAGGTGCCAGAAAGTAATGTGCAGCTCTTTCGGGAGAAGGTGTGTGCTCGCGAAAAGGATGCCACTTTCATGGCTGTGTTGCGCGAGGCGGGATACACGTGCTCAGCTTAA
- a CDS encoding xanthine dehydrogenase family protein molybdopterin-binding subunit: protein MSTEILNPTGASRRSLLKSGAALSLSFTLPLAGGRLAQAAPTANASATNTFAPNAWLRITPDNRVTVVCGSAEMGQGVLTAIPMMVAEELDADWSQVSVEQAPVDQAYNNPMFGMQATGGSTTVRAHWTPVRQAGAAARQMLVAAAAQQWKVPASALRTERGQVIGPGGKKASYGSLVSVAATLPVPEKPTLKDRKDFRIMGKPTRRLDSAAKINGTAKFGIDAQVDGMLIAVMARAPIAGAKPKAFDETKAKAIPGVRKVITLPSGVAVLADGYWAARQGRDALAVEWDLGPHADLSQDKISATLDQALKDAKAVAREEGQMPDAAAARIEAQYDVPYLAHACMEPLNCLAWVQGDSVTIWAGTQSQGPAQGILGHVAQVTPAKVKVNTLLLGGGFGRRFAPDFTIDATLLSKISGSPVKLIYAREDDMAAGFYRPTSRVRFAAALDDRGRPSQLKAEVASPSIMAASGFMKIPDSGVDSMAVEGLADHPYSIPNQRILYGRAEPGPQVWFWRSVGHSQNAFFIESFIDELAHAAKADPLQYRLALLDKQPRAKGVLELAASKAGWKTPAPKGHFRGVAVAESFGTFVAEVAEVSVGDDGAIRVHKVTAAVDCGQTVNPQTIARQIEGAVVYGLTAALYGRISFKDGKVEQSNFHDYPVLRMNEMPKVEVHIVNSNEAPGGIGEPGTPPIAPAVANAIFAATGKRLRQLPFNSEALKKA, encoded by the coding sequence ATGAGCACCGAGATCCTGAACCCGACCGGCGCCAGCCGCCGCTCGCTGCTCAAGAGCGGCGCGGCCCTGAGTCTGTCGTTCACCCTGCCGCTGGCCGGCGGCCGTCTGGCCCAGGCCGCCCCTACAGCCAACGCCTCCGCCACCAATACCTTCGCGCCCAATGCCTGGCTGCGCATCACGCCGGACAACCGTGTCACCGTGGTGTGCGGCTCCGCCGAAATGGGCCAGGGCGTGCTCACCGCCATTCCCATGATGGTGGCCGAGGAGCTGGATGCCGACTGGTCGCAGGTGAGCGTGGAACAGGCGCCTGTGGACCAGGCCTACAACAATCCGATGTTTGGCATGCAGGCCACCGGCGGCAGCACCACCGTGCGTGCCCACTGGACTCCCGTGCGCCAGGCCGGCGCCGCCGCTCGCCAGATGCTGGTGGCGGCAGCGGCTCAGCAATGGAAGGTGCCGGCCAGCGCGCTGCGCACCGAGCGCGGCCAGGTCATTGGCCCCGGCGGCAAGAAAGCCAGCTACGGCTCGCTGGTGAGCGTGGCCGCCACGCTGCCCGTCCCGGAAAAACCCACGCTGAAGGACCGCAAGGACTTCCGCATCATGGGCAAACCCACACGTCGCCTGGACAGCGCGGCCAAGATCAACGGCACCGCCAAGTTCGGCATCGATGCCCAGGTGGACGGCATGCTGATTGCGGTGATGGCCCGTGCGCCGATCGCCGGGGCCAAACCCAAAGCCTTTGACGAGACCAAGGCCAAGGCCATTCCGGGCGTGCGCAAGGTCATCACCCTGCCCTCTGGCGTGGCGGTGCTGGCGGACGGCTACTGGGCGGCCCGCCAGGGGCGGGATGCGCTGGCGGTGGAATGGGACCTGGGCCCACATGCCGACTTGTCGCAGGACAAGATCTCGGCCACGCTGGATCAGGCCCTGAAAGACGCCAAGGCCGTGGCGCGCGAGGAAGGTCAGATGCCCGACGCCGCTGCGGCGCGCATCGAAGCGCAATACGACGTGCCCTACCTGGCGCATGCCTGCATGGAGCCGCTGAACTGCCTGGCCTGGGTGCAGGGCGACTCGGTCACCATCTGGGCGGGCACACAAAGCCAGGGGCCGGCCCAGGGCATTCTGGGGCATGTGGCGCAGGTGACCCCGGCCAAGGTCAAGGTGAACACGCTGCTGCTGGGCGGAGGCTTTGGCCGCCGCTTTGCGCCCGACTTCACCATCGACGCCACCTTGCTGTCCAAGATCAGTGGCAGCCCGGTCAAGCTGATCTACGCGCGTGAAGACGACATGGCGGCTGGCTTCTATCGCCCCACCTCCCGCGTGCGTTTTGCGGCGGCATTGGATGACCGTGGCCGCCCTTCGCAGCTGAAGGCCGAAGTGGCCAGCCCGTCCATCATGGCGGCCTCCGGCTTCATGAAGATTCCGGACAGCGGCGTGGACAGCATGGCGGTTGAGGGTCTGGCGGACCATCCCTACAGCATCCCGAACCAGCGCATTCTCTATGGCCGCGCCGAGCCGGGGCCGCAGGTGTGGTTCTGGCGCTCGGTGGGCCATTCGCAAAATGCCTTCTTCATCGAAAGCTTCATCGATGAGCTGGCGCACGCGGCCAAGGCTGACCCGCTGCAATACCGCCTGGCCCTGCTGGACAAACAACCTCGGGCCAAGGGCGTGCTGGAACTGGCGGCGTCCAAGGCCGGCTGGAAGACGCCCGCACCAAAGGGGCATTTCCGGGGCGTGGCGGTGGCCGAGAGTTTCGGCACCTTTGTGGCGGAAGTCGCGGAGGTGTCGGTGGGCGACGATGGCGCCATCCGTGTGCACAAGGTGACGGCGGCGGTGGACTGCGGCCAGACGGTGAACCCGCAGACCATCGCCCGGCAGATCGAAGGTGCAGTGGTGTATGGGCTGACGGCGGCGCTGTATGGCCGCATCAGCTTCAAGGATGGCAAGGTGGAACAGAGCAACTTCCACGACTATCCGGTGCTGCGCATGAATGAGATGCCCAAGGTGGAGGTGCATATCGTCAACAGCAACGAAGCGCCGGGTGGCATCGGGGAGCCGGGAACGCCGCCGATTGCGCCGGCCGTGGCCAATGCCATCTTCGCCGCCACTGGCAAGCGGCTGCGGCAGTTGCCGTTTAACAGCGAGGCGCTGAAGAAGGCTTGA
- a CDS encoding enoyl-CoA hydratase/isomerase family protein, producing the protein MTPPPLIPLPSLPSSLTTLRLTRDGAVARVTLARPEVRNAFNDIVIQELTQTFEALAQDPSLRAVVLAAEGKAFCAGADLNWMKAMAGYSWEDNHADAARLAHMLWTLYRCPVPVIAQVQGDAYAGGVGLVSVCDIVVAVDTAGFCLSEAKLGLLPATIAPYVVRAMGEQSSRRYFVTAERFSAAEAHRLGLVHELVTADTLEETVQGLCTALVANGPMAVRACKRLVQDVAHAPLTEAQRDDTARRIADIRASAEGRDGVQSFLTKSRPGWLA; encoded by the coding sequence ATGACCCCGCCCCCCTTGATTCCCTTGCCCTCGTTGCCCTCATCCCTCACGACGCTGCGACTCACCCGCGACGGCGCCGTGGCCCGCGTCACCCTGGCCCGTCCGGAGGTGCGCAATGCCTTCAACGACATCGTCATTCAGGAACTGACCCAGACCTTCGAGGCCCTGGCCCAGGACCCTTCGCTGCGTGCCGTGGTGCTGGCGGCTGAAGGCAAGGCCTTCTGTGCCGGCGCGGACCTCAACTGGATGAAGGCCATGGCCGGGTACAGCTGGGAAGACAACCATGCGGATGCCGCACGCCTGGCCCACATGCTCTGGACCCTGTATCGCTGCCCGGTGCCGGTGATCGCGCAGGTGCAGGGCGATGCCTATGCGGGCGGCGTGGGCCTGGTGTCGGTGTGCGATATCGTGGTGGCGGTGGACACTGCCGGCTTCTGCCTGTCCGAGGCCAAGCTGGGCCTGTTGCCGGCCACCATCGCCCCGTATGTGGTGCGGGCGATGGGAGAACAGTCTTCGCGGCGATACTTCGTCACCGCTGAACGGTTCTCCGCGGCCGAGGCTCACCGCCTGGGCCTCGTGCATGAGTTGGTCACCGCCGACACACTGGAAGAGACCGTGCAGGGCCTGTGCACCGCGCTGGTGGCCAATGGCCCGATGGCCGTGCGGGCCTGCAAGCGGCTGGTTCAGGACGTGGCGCATGCGCCGCTCACCGAGGCACAACGCGACGACACCGCCCGTCGTATCGCCGACATCCGCGCCAGCGCGGAAGGACGCGACGGCGTGCAGAGTTTCCTCACCAAGTCCCGACCTGGCTGGCTGGCCTGA
- a CDS encoding helix-turn-helix domain-containing protein yields the protein MTMAALRQQGRSQRQIAAVLDRSPAPVSTELRRNSRDVGFSSNAAQRLSTERRVASRPIAGRQCKDFEDLQTRPVRKRKVPPIDTPHRGHAGSCGSRARSD from the coding sequence GTGACCATGGCGGCGCTGCGCCAACAAGGACGGAGTCAACGGCAGATTGCTGCGGTTTTGGATCGCAGTCCGGCGCCCGTGAGCACGGAACTCAGGCGCAATTCCCGTGACGTGGGCTTTTCGTCGAACGCGGCGCAGCGCTTGAGCACTGAGCGGCGTGTTGCATCTCGGCCCATCGCGGGGAGGCAGTGCAAGGACTTCGAGGATCTGCAAACTCGCCCTGTGCGCAAGCGCAAGGTGCCACCCATCGACACGCCCCATCGTGGTCACGCGGGCTCCTGCGGCTCGCGGGCTCGATCCGACTGA